In Treponema primitia ZAS-2, a genomic segment contains:
- a CDS encoding radical SAM protein — MADSTGPGPYRLDSCELCPRRCGADRVSGSRGFCGESAEIRIAAASIHRGEEPPITGQGGSGTIFFTGCTLGCSFCQNHQISHAGMGRIVDETEFVRICLALQERGAENINLVTGSHHAPGIARFLRTARKQGLNIPLLWNSSAYEGPEALSPLENLIDVYLPDLKTLDAAVSARFFKAPDYPEAAEQAILRMLEYRGELRWEDRGTETPVLVSGVMIRHLVLPGYLASTRRVLQWFAEHCQGRALLSLMTQYTPVGPDPSKRPDGYVGQDEYGQILEWLEEYGIEDGFCQELVPDDSWLPDFKRANPFSSELSEPVWHWGEGFIRRPS; from the coding sequence ATGGCTGATTCCACCGGGCCCGGCCCCTACAGGCTCGATTCGTGCGAGCTCTGTCCCCGGCGCTGCGGGGCAGACCGGGTTTCAGGCAGCCGGGGCTTCTGCGGGGAAAGCGCGGAAATCCGCATCGCCGCCGCCTCCATCCATCGTGGGGAAGAGCCCCCCATTACCGGGCAAGGTGGATCAGGGACCATCTTTTTTACCGGCTGCACCCTGGGCTGCTCCTTTTGCCAAAACCACCAGATTTCCCATGCCGGCATGGGCCGTATAGTGGATGAGACAGAATTTGTCCGTATATGCCTGGCCCTCCAGGAACGGGGCGCGGAGAACATCAATCTAGTAACCGGAAGCCACCATGCCCCCGGCATAGCCCGGTTTCTCAGGACCGCCCGCAAACAGGGGCTGAACATCCCCCTACTCTGGAATTCCTCCGCCTATGAGGGGCCGGAAGCTCTGTCCCCCCTGGAAAACTTGATCGACGTGTACCTCCCGGACCTGAAAACCCTGGATGCCGCTGTATCCGCCCGGTTTTTTAAAGCCCCGGACTACCCGGAAGCAGCAGAACAGGCGATTTTGCGTATGCTGGAATACCGGGGGGAGCTTCGATGGGAGGATCGGGGTACGGAAACGCCGGTCCTGGTTTCCGGGGTGATGATCCGACACCTGGTCCTGCCGGGCTACCTGGCATCCACCCGGCGGGTCCTCCAATGGTTTGCGGAACATTGCCAGGGCCGGGCCCTGCTGTCCCTGATGACCCAATACACCCCGGTAGGTCCGGACCCGTCGAAGCGTCCCGATGGCTATGTGGGCCAGGACGAATATGGGCAAATTTTGGAATGGCTTGAGGAATACGGCATTGAGGACGGATTTTGCCAGGAGCTGGTTCCCGACGATAGCTGGCTCCCGGATTTTAAGCGGGCCAATCCCTTTTCGTCGGAACTTTCCGAGCCGGTCTGGCACTGGGGGGAGGGGTTTATTCGGCGGCCTTCATAG
- a CDS encoding adenine phosphoribosyltransferase, whose amino-acid sequence MKEQLNLDDYIRKVPNFPKKGVLFYDITSILAEPKAFGYCIDSMMEIYSGKNIDAVAAIEARGFLFAAPFAIRMGIPLILIRKKGKLPGKTLSKKYSLEYAEAEIEIHGEDVPQGKRILLLDDLIATGGTLNASRELINAAGAEVPEIFGVLGLPFLNYEKALAPTPVRTLINYDSE is encoded by the coding sequence ATGAAAGAACAATTAAATCTTGACGATTATATCAGGAAAGTCCCGAATTTTCCCAAGAAAGGGGTCCTTTTTTACGATATAACCAGTATTTTAGCGGAACCAAAGGCCTTTGGCTACTGTATTGATTCGATGATGGAGATTTACAGCGGCAAAAACATCGATGCCGTGGCGGCCATAGAGGCCCGGGGCTTCCTTTTTGCCGCCCCCTTCGCCATCCGCATGGGAATCCCCCTGATCCTGATCCGGAAAAAGGGTAAACTCCCGGGCAAAACCCTGTCCAAAAAATATTCCCTGGAATACGCGGAAGCGGAAATCGAGATCCACGGCGAAGATGTCCCCCAGGGCAAACGGATACTCCTCCTGGACGACCTCATCGCCACCGGTGGTACCCTCAACGCCTCCCGGGAACTGATCAACGCCGCCGGCGCCGAGGTCCCGGAGATCTTCGGCGTGCTAGGCCTGCCTTTCCTGAACTACGAGAAGGCCCTGGCGCCTACGCCGGTGCGGACCTTGATAAACTACGATTCGGAGTAG
- a CDS encoding pirin family protein, whose product MLRYIDHAKMGRGIHGWLDSHFHFSFAEYYNPENIQFGILRVINDDMVESQMGFDTHPHENMEIISYVVDGELTHGDSMGNKQTLTRGQVQYMSAGTGVQHSEYNLGKEGLRFLQIWIFPDKTGYKPNYGDYRFTFEDRRDKWLPIASSTNNEKSKAPIRIHADINAYATIVSKGKSLEFEVAKNRQAYLVLIEGSAKVNDLQLSKRDAVEITEENITLHAGEDAQLATEFPAHAIIIEMAKG is encoded by the coding sequence ATGCTGCGTTATATCGATCATGCAAAAATGGGGCGGGGCATTCATGGCTGGCTGGACAGTCACTTTCATTTTTCGTTTGCCGAGTATTATAACCCAGAAAACATTCAGTTTGGAATTTTACGGGTTATAAATGACGACATGGTAGAATCCCAAATGGGCTTTGATACCCACCCCCATGAGAACATGGAAATTATTTCCTATGTTGTTGACGGGGAGCTGACCCACGGGGACAGTATGGGAAACAAGCAAACTCTGACCCGGGGACAGGTGCAGTATATGAGCGCGGGAACCGGGGTGCAGCACAGCGAATACAACCTGGGCAAAGAGGGCCTGCGCTTTTTGCAGATATGGATTTTCCCAGACAAGACCGGGTACAAGCCCAATTATGGGGATTACCGGTTTACTTTTGAGGACAGGCGCGACAAATGGCTGCCTATTGCGTCCAGTACGAATAACGAAAAGAGTAAAGCACCTATCAGGATTCATGCGGATATTAATGCCTATGCAACAATTGTATCAAAGGGAAAGAGCCTTGAGTTTGAAGTTGCAAAAAACCGGCAGGCCTATCTTGTTTTGATAGAGGGCAGTGCAAAGGTGAATGATCTGCAATTGTCCAAACGCGATGCGGTAGAAATTACTGAAGAAAACATAACTCTTCATGCCGGGGAAGATGCTCAACTTGCAACGGAGTTTCCCGCGCACGCGATTATTATTGAGATGGCGAAAGGGTAA
- a CDS encoding RNA polymerase sigma factor: protein MTPGSDDEDQLLVTQILSGEKELFRFLVQRHERAVYGMGMSFLRNSEDAADFTQEVFLKTFRSLSRFQGGARFSTWLYRIAYNTAVNGVQRRKEYASLAEEERLVDPETPDRELIRSAAIEAVREAIGDLPERYRICVDLFFFYDRSYQEIEAITGFPVNTIKSHVFRAKKLLREKLEDIADGGIE from the coding sequence GTGACCCCTGGGAGCGATGATGAGGATCAGCTTTTGGTTACGCAGATCCTTTCCGGGGAAAAGGAGTTATTCCGTTTTTTGGTACAGCGCCATGAGCGGGCAGTTTACGGGATGGGGATGAGTTTTTTGCGGAACAGCGAGGATGCGGCGGATTTTACCCAGGAGGTTTTTCTAAAAACCTTCCGCAGTCTGAGCCGGTTCCAGGGGGGGGCCCGTTTTTCAACCTGGCTGTACCGGATCGCCTACAATACGGCGGTGAATGGGGTGCAGCGCCGGAAAGAGTACGCCAGCCTGGCTGAAGAGGAGCGGCTGGTTGATCCGGAAACCCCGGACCGGGAACTTATCCGTTCCGCCGCAATTGAAGCGGTGCGGGAGGCTATAGGGGATCTTCCCGAGCGTTACCGTATCTGTGTGGATCTGTTCTTTTTTTACGACCGGTCCTATCAGGAAATTGAAGCTATTACCGGGTTTCCGGTTAATACTATTAAGTCCCATGTGTTCCGGGCAAAAAAACTGCTTCGGGAAAAACTGGAAGATATAGCCGATGGAGGCATTGAATGA
- a CDS encoding 4Fe-4S dicluster domain-containing protein, producing the protein MARKGKVVIDRELCKGCYLCIRACPSKVLEKDNKINSGGSYPSVPVRPEDCIACGNCYEMCPDVCIQVFELGEASA; encoded by the coding sequence ATGGCGAGAAAAGGTAAGGTCGTTATTGACCGGGAATTGTGTAAAGGATGTTATTTGTGTATCCGGGCCTGTCCGTCAAAAGTGCTGGAGAAGGACAATAAAATTAATTCCGGGGGGTCCTACCCCTCGGTTCCGGTCCGCCCGGAAGACTGTATTGCCTGCGGGAACTGTTATGAGATGTGTCCCGATGTGTGCATCCAGGTGTTTGAACTGGGGGAGGCCTCGGCATGA
- a CDS encoding type II toxin-antitoxin system prevent-host-death family antitoxin, which translates to MITVSLADFSRNVQKYLPEDTASEILISRKGEPYIKIVPNKEQKKESATIKQEALATPISNRLLGALSSKNISLDEIRAERLSKYE; encoded by the coding sequence ATGATTACAGTATCTCTTGCCGATTTTTCCCGGAATGTGCAAAAATATCTGCCCGAAGATACCGCAAGCGAAATCCTGATCAGCCGGAAAGGCGAACCCTATATAAAAATTGTCCCAAATAAGGAACAAAAAAAAGAATCGGCCACAATAAAACAGGAGGCCCTGGCGACCCCCATATCCAATCGGCTCCTCGGCGCCCTGTCGAGTAAAAACATATCCCTTGATGAAATCAGGGCTGAGCGTTTAAGCAAATACGAATAA
- a CDS encoding helix-turn-helix domain-containing protein: protein MNTDASVFDNFEAGKALIHSLEQAIAFERGDKTKARVSVREIPTPKYEAGDVIQIRQRYQLTQRALALALNVSPRTVEAWEAGKNKPSGSSSKLLYLLERDTTIINQLVSR from the coding sequence ATGAATACCGATGCGTCTGTATTTGATAATTTTGAGGCAGGGAAGGCCTTGATCCATAGTCTGGAACAGGCTATTGCCTTTGAACGGGGTGATAAGACAAAAGCCCGGGTAAGTGTCCGGGAAATTCCCACCCCAAAATATGAAGCCGGGGATGTAATTCAGATACGCCAAAGGTATCAGCTGACACAGCGGGCCCTCGCCCTTGCATTGAACGTATCCCCCCGGACAGTAGAAGCCTGGGAGGCTGGAAAGAATAAACCTTCCGGGTCTTCCTCAAAGCTACTTTACTTGCTGGAAAGGGATACTACAATCATAAACCAACTGGTGTCCCGGTGA
- a CDS encoding 2-oxoacid:acceptor oxidoreductase family protein translates to MTEKSFFAGFGGQGIISLGQIWAYCALKEGKNVTFFPFYGAEKRGGIARAGVVVSDEEIDSPLVTTPDSVLVMNADSLPLCEGNLKPGGLMLINSSLVKDAPKRSDIRLFTADLQALAEKIGHSRYTNMVALGAMAKLTGILNVEGIEPILKKFFPEDKHKFLPMNIAAIQAGFGAV, encoded by the coding sequence ATGACGGAAAAATCTTTTTTTGCCGGATTCGGCGGCCAGGGGATCATCTCTCTGGGACAGATATGGGCCTATTGCGCTTTGAAGGAAGGGAAAAACGTCACCTTCTTCCCCTTCTACGGTGCGGAAAAGCGGGGGGGCATAGCCCGGGCCGGGGTAGTAGTTTCCGATGAGGAGATAGACAGCCCCCTGGTGACCACACCGGATTCAGTATTGGTGATGAACGCCGATTCCCTCCCCCTCTGCGAAGGAAACCTCAAGCCCGGGGGGCTCATGCTGATCAATTCGTCCCTAGTTAAGGACGCGCCGAAACGTTCGGACATACGGCTCTTCACTGCGGACCTCCAGGCTCTGGCGGAAAAAATCGGCCACTCCCGGTATACCAACATGGTTGCCCTGGGGGCCATGGCGAAGCTTACGGGCATTTTGAATGTTGAGGGGATTGAGCCTATACTGAAAAAATTTTTTCCCGAGGATAAGCATAAATTTTTGCCCATGAACATAGCGGCAATTCAGGCGGGGTTTGGGGCGGTTTAG
- a CDS encoding thiamine pyrophosphate-dependent enzyme, protein MKQLYGHPKSLYNVATKYCGGCGHGVIHRIITELIDEMGLRDRSIITNPVGCAIWSDLYFDFDSVQPPHGRTPAAATGIKRVLPDHLVICYQGDGDMAAIGTAEMIHAANRGEKFTTIFVNNAIYGMTGGQMAPTTLIGQKAATAPLGRDPDAAGMGYPIRVSELLAQLDGTRYIARGSVHSPGQVRKTKQYIRKALEAQLAGVGFTMVEVLSPCPTNWGMEPVPAMDWLEREMIPVFPLGEIKNTLDQVTPIRKEGVA, encoded by the coding sequence ATGAAACAGTTATACGGCCATCCTAAGAGTCTTTATAATGTCGCTACCAAGTACTGCGGAGGCTGCGGCCATGGGGTCATCCACCGGATCATCACGGAACTTATCGACGAGATGGGCCTGCGGGACCGTTCCATCATCACCAATCCTGTGGGTTGCGCCATCTGGTCGGATCTCTACTTCGACTTTGACTCAGTCCAGCCCCCCCACGGCCGTACTCCTGCGGCTGCCACGGGGATTAAGCGGGTGCTGCCGGACCACCTGGTCATCTGTTACCAGGGTGACGGTGACATGGCCGCCATCGGCACTGCGGAGATGATCCACGCCGCCAACCGGGGCGAAAAATTTACCACCATATTTGTGAACAACGCCATCTACGGCATGACCGGCGGCCAGATGGCCCCCACCACCCTGATAGGCCAGAAGGCGGCCACCGCCCCCTTAGGCCGGGACCCGGATGCCGCCGGCATGGGCTACCCCATTAGGGTATCGGAACTCCTGGCCCAGCTTGACGGAACCCGGTACATAGCCCGGGGTTCGGTGCACAGTCCCGGCCAGGTCAGAAAAACCAAGCAGTATATCAGGAAGGCCCTGGAAGCCCAGCTTGCCGGGGTCGGCTTTACCATGGTGGAAGTCCTCTCCCCCTGTCCCACCAACTGGGGCATGGAGCCGGTCCCCGCCATGGACTGGCTGGAACGGGAAATGATCCCCGTCTTCCCCTTGGGTGAAATCAAGAATACCCTGGATCAGGTCACCCCGATCCGCAAAGAGGGAGTTGCCTGA
- a CDS encoding heme-binding protein — translation MKLSIDEGIAIVKKQEELIQFSHFNRKDVWDLGTFFVEEIFAKNYTLAFSIRMFSGLIAFQYFTEGTNLNNNHWMTRKFNLVQNKEASSLLTKLVWEKNNEPLEAQGMESTEYVTCGGGFPITIRGTGPVAVALVSGLPHLQDHDILVDGLSRFLGIADVPRIPLDAGL, via the coding sequence ATGAAGCTAAGTATAGACGAAGGGATTGCCATTGTGAAAAAACAGGAAGAGCTGATCCAGTTTTCCCATTTTAACCGGAAGGATGTTTGGGACCTGGGGACTTTTTTTGTAGAGGAGATATTTGCCAAAAACTACACCCTGGCCTTCAGTATTCGTATGTTCAGTGGGTTGATTGCCTTTCAATACTTCACCGAAGGCACGAACCTTAACAATAACCACTGGATGACCCGCAAATTTAATCTGGTCCAGAATAAAGAAGCCAGCAGCCTTCTTACCAAGCTTGTTTGGGAAAAGAACAATGAACCCCTGGAGGCTCAGGGAATGGAATCGACAGAATATGTAACCTGCGGAGGCGGATTTCCTATCACAATCCGGGGCACCGGCCCGGTAGCTGTAGCCCTGGTTTCGGGGCTCCCCCATTTACAGGACCATGATATTTTAGTTGATGGCCTCAGCCGTTTTCTGGGAATTGCGGATGTTCCCAGGATTCCCCTGGATGCGGGATTATAG
- the vorB gene encoding 3-methyl-2-oxobutanoate dehydrogenase subunit VorB, protein MSSEEVLMKGNEAIAEAAIRAGCTAYFGYPITPQSEITAYMAKNMLERDRIFIQAESEVAAINMVYGASCAGARAMTSSSSPGVSLKQEGMSYAAGADVPLVLVNVVRGGPGLGSIAPAQSDYFQSTRGGGHGDYRNIVLAPKSVQECADFTYQAFDLADKYRIPVIVLADGLIGQMMEGVLLPPERSLKDLPKRDWTAGHLPERTGKAGGDAVHITSIFLVPEELEARNKVRFARYAEIEKKELRFEAVGYKTACNEFTGEGPDLTLVAYGSSARIAQGAKKLAEKEGIKLGLFRPITLWPFPYQALGKVAATGKPLLTVEMSEGQLVQDVKLSVLEAPEGSKRAAVHLLGHSGGVIPTEEEVFARVKKILEGKA, encoded by the coding sequence ATGAGCAGCGAAGAAGTTTTGATGAAGGGGAACGAGGCCATTGCCGAGGCGGCGATCCGGGCGGGGTGTACCGCCTATTTTGGCTATCCCATTACCCCCCAGAGTGAAATTACCGCCTACATGGCGAAAAATATGCTTGAGCGGGACCGGATCTTTATCCAGGCGGAAAGCGAGGTCGCGGCGATAAACATGGTGTACGGCGCTTCCTGTGCGGGCGCCAGGGCCATGACCAGCTCGTCCAGCCCCGGGGTCAGCCTGAAGCAGGAGGGGATGTCCTATGCCGCCGGCGCCGATGTCCCCCTGGTACTGGTCAATGTGGTCCGGGGCGGTCCCGGGCTGGGCTCCATAGCCCCCGCCCAGAGCGATTACTTCCAGTCCACCCGGGGGGGTGGCCACGGGGACTACCGCAACATCGTCCTGGCCCCCAAAAGCGTCCAGGAATGTGCGGACTTTACCTACCAGGCCTTTGATCTGGCAGACAAATACCGTATACCCGTGATAGTCCTGGCGGACGGCCTGATCGGCCAGATGATGGAAGGGGTGCTCTTGCCCCCGGAACGGTCATTGAAAGATCTGCCCAAACGGGACTGGACCGCCGGGCATTTGCCGGAACGGACCGGCAAAGCCGGGGGAGACGCCGTACATATCACCTCAATCTTTCTGGTCCCGGAGGAACTGGAGGCCCGGAATAAGGTCCGGTTTGCCCGGTATGCGGAAATTGAAAAAAAGGAACTCCGGTTTGAGGCGGTGGGCTATAAAACCGCTTGCAATGAATTTACCGGGGAAGGGCCGGACCTGACCCTGGTGGCCTACGGGTCCAGCGCCCGTATTGCCCAGGGGGCAAAGAAACTTGCCGAAAAGGAGGGGATCAAGCTCGGCCTTTTCCGGCCCATCACCCTCTGGCCCTTCCCCTACCAAGCCCTGGGAAAAGTGGCTGCCACGGGAAAGCCCCTGCTCACCGTGGAGATGAGCGAGGGGCAGCTGGTGCAGGATGTAAAGCTTTCGGTCCTGGAGGCGCCAGAGGGGTCAAAACGGGCAGCGGTGCATTTGCTGGGTCATTCCGGGGGGGTCATCCCCACTGAAGAAGAGGTCTTTGCCAGGGTGAAGAAAATTTTGGAGGGGAAAGCATGA
- a CDS encoding C40 family peptidase, which translates to MIHAETSRFFSWGWFFCGVFLIFPLFRLFAEIPLAAVSDADARARLIEAAQKYRGVPYRYGGMSRQGLDCSGLVFLSFRDSLKVEVPRRSEDLYHWTERVEKADIQPGDLVFFKRDGHIFHVGIYIGEGWFFHSASDGPKTGVMYSHLNEGFWSRSYAGAGRALP; encoded by the coding sequence ATGATCCATGCGGAAACTTCAAGGTTTTTCTCTTGGGGCTGGTTTTTTTGCGGGGTTTTTCTGATTTTTCCACTGTTTCGGCTTTTTGCGGAAATTCCGCTGGCGGCGGTCTCAGATGCTGACGCCCGGGCAAGGCTTATTGAGGCGGCGCAAAAATACCGGGGTGTTCCCTATAGATATGGCGGTATGAGCCGGCAGGGACTGGATTGTTCGGGGCTGGTGTTCTTGAGCTTTCGGGATAGCCTCAAGGTTGAGGTTCCCCGGCGTTCGGAGGATCTGTACCATTGGACGGAGCGTGTGGAAAAAGCGGATATCCAGCCCGGGGATTTGGTTTTTTTTAAGCGGGACGGGCATATATTCCATGTGGGGATCTATATCGGGGAGGGCTGGTTTTTCCACTCCGCTTCGGATGGCCCCAAAACAGGGGTGATGTATTCCCATCTGAACGAGGGCTTCTGGTCCCGCAGTTATGCCGGGGCAGGCCGGGCTCTGCCCTAG
- a CDS encoding DUF6249 domain-containing protein: protein MNRGSAAEVIIAIIPIVGIVMGSVVVFFYLLWNHKRKTLLIKAGQYTRADFDLFAFSLLTGLLLVTVGISLTVFLAIAKGAGYGLLGGIIPLSIGIGLLIYHGIRRHDRKP from the coding sequence ATGAATAGGGGCTCCGCAGCGGAAGTTATCATCGCCATTATTCCCATAGTGGGGATAGTTATGGGCTCGGTGGTCGTGTTTTTCTATCTCCTCTGGAACCATAAACGAAAAACCCTGCTTATCAAAGCCGGTCAGTATACCCGGGCTGATTTTGACCTTTTTGCCTTCAGTCTTCTTACCGGGCTTCTGTTGGTCACCGTGGGGATAAGCTTAACGGTATTCCTCGCCATCGCCAAGGGGGCCGGTTATGGTCTTTTGGGGGGGATTATCCCGCTGTCTATCGGCATCGGTCTGCTGATTTATCACGGGATACGGCGGCACGATAGGAAACCGTGA
- a CDS encoding peptidoglycan-binding protein: protein MTCHEVMDRVYEADGGENPPLVTQLRMQIHFFFCPRCSREFEKLQIARGLLGESFFPPSPSLEDAIMAQLAQIEEVPEEEYYGVAGVSFRSWVITGLVILLTLSTVFLGMDFLKPSYDWQSSLLLPVGITIGAIVTAYGAIFIGSHLKELTDRFNMH from the coding sequence ATGACTTGCCATGAGGTAATGGACAGGGTGTATGAAGCAGATGGCGGGGAAAATCCGCCTTTGGTAACCCAACTGAGGATGCAGATTCACTTCTTCTTCTGCCCCCGGTGCAGCCGGGAATTTGAAAAATTACAAATCGCCCGGGGTCTGCTGGGGGAAAGCTTTTTTCCTCCGTCGCCTTCCCTGGAGGACGCTATTATGGCGCAACTTGCGCAGATAGAGGAGGTCCCTGAAGAGGAGTACTACGGCGTTGCGGGGGTTTCCTTCCGGAGCTGGGTGATCACCGGCCTGGTGATACTCCTGACCCTTTCCACGGTATTTTTGGGCATGGACTTCCTCAAACCGTCCTACGACTGGCAATCTTCCCTGCTGCTCCCGGTGGGGATCACCATCGGGGCGATAGTTACCGCTTATGGCGCAATTTTTATCGGCAGCCACTTGAAAGAGCTTACAGATCGTTTCAATATGCATTAG
- a CDS encoding type II toxin-antitoxin system RelE/ParE family toxin: MTRVFVSTVDFDKYWAALGLADDDLYALQNELLNDPASGDLIQQSGGARKIRVAARGHGKRGGARVIYVDILFHEKIYFLTAYPKDKKDDLTPAEKKAISILIKTLKTELKTGRNR; the protein is encoded by the coding sequence ATGACCAGGGTTTTTGTAAGTACCGTCGATTTCGACAAGTATTGGGCGGCTTTGGGGCTCGCCGATGATGATTTGTATGCCTTACAGAATGAATTGTTAAACGATCCTGCATCGGGAGATTTGATACAACAGTCAGGAGGCGCCAGAAAAATACGGGTAGCTGCGAGGGGTCATGGCAAACGGGGCGGAGCGAGGGTTATCTACGTGGATATTTTATTTCATGAGAAAATATATTTTTTAACCGCCTACCCTAAGGATAAGAAGGATGATCTTACACCGGCAGAAAAAAAGGCTATCTCAATTCTCATAAAAACATTAAAAACCGAACTGAAAACGGGGAGGAACCGATGA
- a CDS encoding type II toxin-antitoxin system VapC family toxin — MNVLVDTNVVLDVLLERSAFYADSLEVFKSSEIGKISGWVSASAMTDIFYIVRKDLKDIDDAYILVEDLTRIFSIALVSETAIINALALHWRDFEDAVQYATAKENGFDCIITRNPQDYENADIPVLLPSQLYDVVSQAPGAQH; from the coding sequence ATGAACGTACTGGTTGATACTAATGTAGTCTTAGACGTTCTCTTGGAACGTTCTGCCTTTTACGCCGATTCCCTGGAGGTATTCAAATCCTCGGAAATCGGCAAAATCTCAGGCTGGGTATCGGCTTCCGCCATGACAGATATATTTTACATTGTCCGAAAAGACCTTAAGGACATTGATGACGCATACATCCTGGTTGAAGATCTAACCCGTATTTTTTCAATAGCCTTAGTTTCAGAAACCGCTATCATTAATGCCCTTGCATTACACTGGAGGGATTTTGAGGATGCTGTCCAATATGCCACCGCCAAAGAAAACGGCTTCGATTGTATTATCACCAGAAACCCTCAGGATTACGAAAATGCCGATATACCCGTTCTGTTACCATCCCAATTATATGATGTAGTATCCCAAGCTCCTGGAGCGCAGCACTAA
- a CDS encoding diguanylate cyclase domain-containing protein has protein sequence MESDPEFRLLIIDDETSNLMVLNQILSSEYTVLTAKSGKEGLERAAADRPDLILLDVLMPDISGFETLVALKQSSETMQIPVIFITGLSDEADEEKGFRLGAVDYITKPFKNAIVQARVRTHSQIVRQIRTIEQLGLIDGLTNIPNRRCFDDRIALEWRRAVREKKPISFLMMDVDKFKTYNDTYGHPQGDTLLKTIAGIFKAAAKRSTDLAARLGGEEFGILLPDTDMKAALVVAEKIRSAVEAARVPTADGKTITTATISIGAVSLVPDDTHKVEEFLSTADGRLYTAKNTGRNRVCAE, from the coding sequence ATGGAAAGCGACCCGGAATTTCGCCTTTTGATTATCGATGATGAAACATCTAACCTGATGGTGCTGAACCAGATTCTTTCGTCGGAATACACGGTTTTGACCGCCAAGTCCGGCAAAGAAGGGCTGGAACGGGCTGCCGCAGACAGGCCGGACCTGATATTGCTGGATGTTCTCATGCCGGATATCAGCGGCTTTGAGACGCTTGTGGCCCTGAAACAGTCCAGTGAAACCATGCAGATACCGGTGATCTTTATCACCGGGCTCAGTGATGAGGCGGACGAAGAGAAGGGCTTCCGCCTGGGTGCGGTGGACTATATTACCAAACCCTTTAAAAACGCCATCGTCCAGGCCCGGGTCCGCACCCATAGCCAGATAGTCCGCCAGATCCGCACCATTGAACAGTTGGGGCTCATCGACGGGCTCACCAATATCCCCAACCGGCGCTGCTTTGACGACCGCATTGCCCTGGAATGGCGGCGGGCGGTCCGGGAAAAGAAGCCCATCTCCTTCCTCATGATGGATGTGGATAAATTTAAAACCTACAACGATACCTACGGCCATCCCCAGGGCGATACCCTGCTCAAGACCATCGCCGGTATATTCAAGGCCGCCGCCAAACGATCCACCGACCTGGCCGCCCGGCTGGGGGGTGAGGAATTCGGGATACTGCTCCCGGATACGGACATGAAAGCGGCCTTGGTGGTTGCCGAAAAGATCCGTTCCGCCGTGGAGGCTGCCCGGGTGCCTACTGCGGACGGGAAAACTATCACCACCGCCACTATCAGCATAGGGGCAGTGTCCTTGGTACCTGACGATACCCACAAGGTAGAGGAATTCCTTTCCACTGCGGACGGGCGGCTCTACACCGCAAAAAATACCGGCCGGAACCGGGTTTGCGCGGAATAG